In Brassica rapa cultivar Chiifu-401-42 chromosome A06, CAAS_Brap_v3.01, whole genome shotgun sequence, a single window of DNA contains:
- the LOC103873481 gene encoding autophagy-related protein 13a yields MDFPENLPSSSSDMGRLEQIVSHFFPKALHIVLDSRIPSLQSRGRTRDRNLKKSDKWFNLIMGDRPAALDKLHSWHRNILDSMIIDIILIHPSHHDHAETVMERWVVQYENPLIMSPQSSDPCTRYQKVYKKAIILLRSLYAQTRLLPAYRVSRQLSSSLASSGFEMVYKVSSFSPPVTETMTEFRFSPVEVPPGRLCASVTYRSDLSGFNLGAHITLPPRIITDYVGSPATDPMRFFPSPGQSFEATSSFHGRAGRGPPPSPSERPHSWTSGFHRPPTPNQSFSPQFSPDFHCSRTEHQLSPPFSPSGSPRGSNSPRINLRPGTAPVTIPSSATFNRYVSSNFSEPTRNPLPPFSPKSTRRSPSSQDSLPGIALYKSSRSGESPSGLINHYPAHKLTKESKYDSGRFSGLLSSSGSPRFGFSRSPSRLSSDLEDPDCSCPFDFDDVDESSAGLQYSQSLDRRKTSSSISQSLPIGRKSQDAAVGVLVQMLKTAPPLRQDSSTYMASSMSGVQRQGSSVSGTESEFSMARTTSDALEELRNYKQLKDLLLSKSKSVGGATRVH; encoded by the exons ATGGATTTTCCGGAGAAtctaccatcatcatcatcagacaTGGGAAGATTAGAGCAGATCGTATCTCACTTCTTCCCAAAGGCACTGCACATCGTCCTCGACTCCAGAATCCCTTCCTTGCAATCCCGTGGCCGTACTCGCGACCGCAACCTCAAAAAGAGCGACAAATGGTTCAATCTCATAATGGGAGACCGGCCCGCCGCGTTAGACAAGTTACATTCATGGCATAGGAACATCTTGGATTCCATGATCATCGACATCATCCTCATCCATCCCAGTCACCATGATCATGCCGAGACTGTGATGGAGCGTTGGGTTGTTCAATACGAGAATCCGTTGATCATGTCCCCTCAAAGCTCCGATCCTTGCACTCGTTACCAGAAGGTTTACAAGAAAGCTATCATTCTCCTGCGTTCTCTCTACGCTCAGACGCGCCTTCTGCCTGCCTACCGTGTCTCCAGGCAGCTGAGTTCCTCTCTTGCCTCTTCCGGGTTTGAAATGGTCTACAAGGTTTCCTCTTTCTCTCCTCCCGTCACTGAGACCATGACAGAGTTTCGCTTTTCGCCTGTTGAAGTCCCTCCTGGTCGTCTCTGCGCTTCTGTTACTTACCGTTCTGACTTGTCTGGCTTCAATCTCGGTGCCCACATCACATTGCCTCCCAGGATCATTACCGATTACGTTGGGAGTCCCGCCACCGATCCTATGAGGTTCTTCCCTTCTCCAGGGCAGAGCTTTGAAGCTActtcttcttttcatggtaGAGCTGGACGGGGGCCTCCTCCCTCACCTTCTGAACGTCCTCATAGCTGGACCAGTGGCTTTCACAGACCTCCTACCCCAAACCAATCTTTCTCCCCTCAGTTTTCACCTGATTTCCACTGCTCACGTACCGAGCACCAGCTTTCCCCTCCTTTTTCGCCATCAGGTTCTCCAAGAGGGAGTAACAGTCCGAGGATTAATCTGAGGCCTGGCACTGCTCCAGTGACCATTCCTTCTTCTGCTACGTTCAATAGATACGTGTCATCTAACTTCTCTGAGCCAACTAGGAATCCACTTCCTCCCTTTTCCCCTAAAAGCACCAGACGCTCCCCTTCATCCCAGGACTCTCTCCCTGGGATTGCTTTGTACAAGAGTTCCAGAAGCGGAGAATCTCCTTCTGGACTAATTAACCACTACCCTGCCCACAag CTGACAAAGGAAAGCAAATACGATTCAGGCCGGTTCTCTGGACTGCTGTCTTCAAGTGGCTCACCAAGATTCGGCTTTTCTAGGAGCCCGAGTAGATTATCTTCGGATTTGGAGGACCCTGATTGTTCATGCCCTTTTGATTTCGATGATGTTGACGAGTCGTCTGCTGGACTCCAGTACAG CCAAAGTCTTGACCGGAGGAAAACTTCAAGCTCTATATCACAGTCGCTACCTATAGGGCGGAAGTCACAGGACGCAGCGGTTGGAGTCCTGGTTCAGATGCTAAAGACAGCACCGCCATTACGACAAGACTCGAGCACTTACATGGCGTCATCAATGTCTGGTGTTCAGAGACAAGGTAGTTCAGTGTCAGGTACAGAATCTGAATTTTCGATGGCTCGAACTACATCTGATGCACTAGAGGAGCTCAGAAACTACAAGCAGCTCAAAGACTTGCTTCTCTCCAAATCCAAGAGTGTTGGAGGAGCAACTCGTGTCCACTGA
- the LOC103873478 gene encoding ubiquitin carboxyl-terminal hydrolase 26 isoform X2: protein MRPNTRNKNKRQRPSETVDSSSQILRKMYEANDVTEEEVNHLFMIHKKPLCQGCRVNTRDNPNCFCALVPPPNGTRKSGLWQKTSELIQALGPDLSSHRRASLSSPSGLTNLGATCYANSILQCLYMNSAFRDGVFSLEAEVLQQHPVLDQIARLFAQLRASNRSFVDSDAFVKTLELDNEIQQDTHEFLTLLLSLLERCLSHSAVSKAQTIVQHLFRGRVSHVTSCSKCGRDSEASSKVEDFYALELNVKGLKSLDDSLSDYLSLEHLNGDNQYFCASCDARVDATRCIKLRTLPPVITFQLKRCVFLPKTTAKKKITSSFSFPQVLDMRSRLAESSESELTYELSAVLIHKGSAVNSGHYVAHIKDEKTGLWWKFDDEQVSELGTHPFNESSSSTPKSETNVASNSGKNTTESEVFSSSDAYMLIYSLRSSKLESWEGQREDPIDITKGDVDGVQQPEGGYLPPHLDEWISDLNATFLEGCKQFDLRKERELNTLTERRQEVRTILSEAAVQSLEDQYFWISTDWLRLWADTISPPALDNTPLLCSHGKVLASKITCMKRISELAWTKLESKFNGGPKLGKGDYCRECLMDSARMVVSSDSYRDRRTFMKSIATDVLSGKFEDGEYYVSKAWLQQWVKRKNLDAPSEADAGPTNAITCSHGGLMPEQAPGAKRILVPENFWSFLVEDALKVTPEDTSDCPCFPLDSSQCSHCTSELSEVADVEDALRTIKAKQRQNHEKLATGKSIALTPQSRYFLLPSPWLVQWRSYISMTGKNSSSVPDPELLSGVIDTLKCEKHKRLLERLPELVCKRGSFFQKNPSVCEECIGDRESYELMQKLSYSEGEVSVSLVRGKEAPKSMLEASDSGLEVDRRTSKRSRRTNYGKQTSLKVSATTTVYNLKMMIWQLLGVMKENQELHKGTQVIDQESATLADMNIFPGDKLWVRDTEIHEHRDIADEICDKKMGHQDIEAGFRGTLLTGDITSEAR, encoded by the exons ATGAGACCTAACACTCGAAACAAGAACAAAAGGCAAAGACCTTCCGAAACTGTTGATTCCTCTTCTCAAATTCTCAg AAAAATGTACGAAGCTAATGATGTAACAGAGGAAGAAGTAAACCATCTCTTCATGATACACAAGAAGCCACTCTGTCAAGGCTGCCGCGTCAACACCCGCGACAACCCCAACTGCTTCTGCGCCCTCGTTCCACCTCCTAACGGAACCCGCAAGTCTGGTCTCTGGCAGAAGACTTCCGAGCTCATCCAAGCTCTTGGTCCTGATCTCTCCTCCCACCGTCGTGCCTCTCTCTCTTCCCCCTCTGGTTTGACCAACTTGGGAGCTACTTGCTATGCTAACAGCATCCTCCAGTGCCTCTACATGAACTCTGCTTTTCGGGATGGTGTTTTCTCTCTTGAAGCTGAGGTCTTGCAGCAGCATCCTGTCTTGGATCAGATTGCGAGGCTCTTTGCGCAGCTGCGTGCTAGCAACAGGTCTTTTGTTGACTCTGATGCTTTTGTGAAGACGCTCGAGTTGGATAATGAGATTCAGCAGGATACGCATGAGTTCTTGACTTTGCTTTTGTCCTTGCTTGAGCGTTGCTTAAGCCATTCTGCTGTTTCCAAGGCCCAAACCATTGTGCAACATCTCTTCCGCGGTCGTGTCTCTCATGTCACCTC GTGCTCAAAGTGTGGGAGGGATTCAGAAGCTTCCTCAAAGGTGGAGGATTTCTATGCCCTTGAGCTGAATGTCAAGGGTCTTAAAAGTTTGGATGATAGTTTGAGTGATTACCTCAGCTTGGAGCATCTCAATGGGGACAATCAGTATTTTTGTGCGAGCTGCGATGCTAGAGTTGACGCCACACGCTGCATTAAGCTGCGCACACTACCTCCTGTTATCACTTTTCAGCTCAAGCGATGTGTTTTCCTCCCAAAG ACTACTGCTAAGAAGAAAATTACATCCTCGTTTTCCTTTCCTCAAGTGCTGGATATGAGATCGAGATTGGCAGAGTCTTCTGAGAGTGAGTTGACATACGAACTCTCTGCTGTCTTAATCCACAAAGGAAGCGCTGTGAACAGTGGACATTACGTTGCTCACATCAAAGATGAAAAGACTGGCTTGTGGTGGAAATTTGACGATGAGCAAGTGTCAGAACTGGGTACACATCCATTCAATGAATCCTCTTCTTCAACTCCAAAGTCCGAGACTAATGTTGCCTCTAATAGTGGGAAAAACACCACAGAGTCAGAGGTTTTCTCATCCAGTGATGCTTATATGCTGATTTATAGTCTTCGGTCCAGTAAACTAGAAAGTTGGGAAGGACAAAGAGAGGATCCTATTGACATAACTAAAGGAGATGTTGATGGTGTTCAACAGCCTGAAGGTGGTTATCTTCCGCCACATCTCGATGAATGGATCAGTGACCTGAACGCAACATTCCTTGAGGGTTGCAAGCAATTTGATTTAAGAAAGGAAAGAGAATTGAATACTTTGACTGAAAGGAGGCAAGAAGTAAGAACAATACTTTCAGAAGCTGCTGTTCAGTCACTTGAAGATCAATATTTTTGGATCTCCACAGATTGGCTTCGTCTATGGGCTGATACCATCTCACCACC AGCTTTGGACAACACCCCTTTACTGTGTTCCCACGGGAAAGTTCTTGCCTCAAAAATTACTTGCATGAAGCGTATATCTGAACTTGCATGGACCAAGTTAGAATCAAAG TTCAATGGTGGACCAAAGTTAGGGAAAGGGGACTACTGCAGGGAATGCCTTATGGATAGTGCTCGCATGGTTGTCTCTTCTGACAGCTATAGGGATCGAAGAACATTCATGAAAAGCATAGCAACCGATGTTCTTTCGGGAAAGTTTGAGGACGGAGAGTATTACGTCTCTAAAGCATG GTTGCAGCAATGGGTAAAAAGGAAAAACCTTGATGCTCCCAGTGAAGCAGATGCAGGCCCAACAAATGCAATCACGTGCAGTCATGGGGGGCTGATGCCTGAGCAAGCGCCAGGGGCCAAAAGGATTCTAGTTCCAGAGAACTTCTGGTCATTCCTTGTTGAAGATGCTTTAAAAGTGACGCCAGAAGATACTTCGGACTGTCCTTGTTTCCCTCTGGACTCCAGCCAATGTTCTCACTGCACATCGGAACTCTCTGAGGTTGCTGACGTCGAGGATGCACTAAG AACAATAAAGGCCAAGCAGCGCCAAAACCACGAGAAGTTAGCCACGGGAAAGAGCATAGCATTAACGCCACAAAGCCGATATTTCTTGTTACCTTCTCCGTGGCTAGTGCAGTGGAGAAGCTATATTAGCATGACTGGAAAAAACAGTTCCTCAGTACCAGACCCTGAACTTCTTAGTGGAGTCATTGATACTCTCAAGTGCGAGAAG cACAAACGACTCCTAGAAAGGCTCCCTGAACTTGTCTGCAAACGTGGCTCATTTTTTCAGAAAAATCCATCT GTTTGTGAGGAATGCATAGGAGACAGAGAGAGCTATGAGTTGATGCAGAAGCTCAGTTACTCTGAAGGAGAAGTATCTGTCAGCTTGGTGCGCGGAAAGGAAGCTCCAAAGTCAATGTTAGAGGCATCTGACTCCGGCTTGGAGGTGGACCGGCGTACCTCAAAGCGGTCACGGAGAAcaaactatgggaagcagaccAGCTTAAAAGTTTCTGCAACAACGACTGTGTACAACTTAAAGATGATGATATGGCAATTACTTGGG GTGATGAAAGAGAACCAAGAACTTCACAAAGGCACACAAGTGATTGATCAGGAATCTGCAACTCTTGCAGACATGAATATATTCCCTGGCGACAAGCTTTGGGTGAGAGATACCGAGATTCACGAACACCGCGACATTGCTG ATGAGATATGCGATAAGAAGATGGGGCATCAAGATATCGAAGCAGGGTTTCGCGGGACGCTTTTGACGGGAGATATCACTTCTGAAGCCCGTTAG
- the LOC103873478 gene encoding ubiquitin carboxyl-terminal hydrolase 26 isoform X1 yields MRPNTRNKNKRQRPSETVDSSSQILRKMYEANDVTEEEVNHLFMIHKKPLCQGCRVNTRDNPNCFCALVPPPNGTRKSGLWQKTSELIQALGPDLSSHRRASLSSPSGLTNLGATCYANSILQCLYMNSAFRDGVFSLEAEVLQQHPVLDQIARLFAQLRASNRSFVDSDAFVKTLELDNEIQQDTHEFLTLLLSLLERCLSHSAVSKAQTIVQHLFRGRVSHVTSCSKCGRDSEASSKVEDFYALELNVKGLKSLDDSLSDYLSLEHLNGDNQYFCASCDARVDATRCIKLRTLPPVITFQLKRCVFLPKTTAKKKITSSFSFPQVLDMRSRLAESSESELTYELSAVLIHKGSAVNSGHYVAHIKDEKTGLWWKFDDEQVSELGTHPFNESSSSTPKSETNVASNSGKNTTESEVFSSSDAYMLIYSLRSSKLESWEGQREDPIDITKGDVDGVQQPEGGYLPPHLDEWISDLNATFLEGCKQFDLRKERELNTLTERRQEVRTILSEAAVQSLEDQYFWISTDWLRLWADTISPPALDNTPLLCSHGKVLASKITCMKRISELAWTKLESKFNGGPKLGKGDYCRECLMDSARMVVSSDSYRDRRTFMKSIATDVLSGKFEDGEYYVSKAWLQQWVKRKNLDAPSEADAGPTNAITCSHGGLMPEQAPGAKRILVPENFWSFLVEDALKVTPEDTSDCPCFPLDSSQCSHCTSELSEVADVEDALRTIKAKQRQNHEKLATGKSIALTPQSRYFLLPSPWLVQWRSYISMTGKNSSSVPDPELLSGVIDTLKCEKHKRLLERLPELVCKRGSFFQKNPSTDKLTIIPEDDWKCFCEEWGGIMENGVSAFTETGNNRHGSASQDVIDLEKDMDIDSQQLILRTSPEVCEECIGDRESYELMQKLSYSEGEVSVSLVRGKEAPKSMLEASDSGLEVDRRTSKRSRRTNYGKQTSLKVSATTTVYNLKMMIWQLLGVMKENQELHKGTQVIDQESATLADMNIFPGDKLWVRDTEIHEHRDIADEICDKKMGHQDIEAGFRGTLLTGDITSEAR; encoded by the exons ATGAGACCTAACACTCGAAACAAGAACAAAAGGCAAAGACCTTCCGAAACTGTTGATTCCTCTTCTCAAATTCTCAg AAAAATGTACGAAGCTAATGATGTAACAGAGGAAGAAGTAAACCATCTCTTCATGATACACAAGAAGCCACTCTGTCAAGGCTGCCGCGTCAACACCCGCGACAACCCCAACTGCTTCTGCGCCCTCGTTCCACCTCCTAACGGAACCCGCAAGTCTGGTCTCTGGCAGAAGACTTCCGAGCTCATCCAAGCTCTTGGTCCTGATCTCTCCTCCCACCGTCGTGCCTCTCTCTCTTCCCCCTCTGGTTTGACCAACTTGGGAGCTACTTGCTATGCTAACAGCATCCTCCAGTGCCTCTACATGAACTCTGCTTTTCGGGATGGTGTTTTCTCTCTTGAAGCTGAGGTCTTGCAGCAGCATCCTGTCTTGGATCAGATTGCGAGGCTCTTTGCGCAGCTGCGTGCTAGCAACAGGTCTTTTGTTGACTCTGATGCTTTTGTGAAGACGCTCGAGTTGGATAATGAGATTCAGCAGGATACGCATGAGTTCTTGACTTTGCTTTTGTCCTTGCTTGAGCGTTGCTTAAGCCATTCTGCTGTTTCCAAGGCCCAAACCATTGTGCAACATCTCTTCCGCGGTCGTGTCTCTCATGTCACCTC GTGCTCAAAGTGTGGGAGGGATTCAGAAGCTTCCTCAAAGGTGGAGGATTTCTATGCCCTTGAGCTGAATGTCAAGGGTCTTAAAAGTTTGGATGATAGTTTGAGTGATTACCTCAGCTTGGAGCATCTCAATGGGGACAATCAGTATTTTTGTGCGAGCTGCGATGCTAGAGTTGACGCCACACGCTGCATTAAGCTGCGCACACTACCTCCTGTTATCACTTTTCAGCTCAAGCGATGTGTTTTCCTCCCAAAG ACTACTGCTAAGAAGAAAATTACATCCTCGTTTTCCTTTCCTCAAGTGCTGGATATGAGATCGAGATTGGCAGAGTCTTCTGAGAGTGAGTTGACATACGAACTCTCTGCTGTCTTAATCCACAAAGGAAGCGCTGTGAACAGTGGACATTACGTTGCTCACATCAAAGATGAAAAGACTGGCTTGTGGTGGAAATTTGACGATGAGCAAGTGTCAGAACTGGGTACACATCCATTCAATGAATCCTCTTCTTCAACTCCAAAGTCCGAGACTAATGTTGCCTCTAATAGTGGGAAAAACACCACAGAGTCAGAGGTTTTCTCATCCAGTGATGCTTATATGCTGATTTATAGTCTTCGGTCCAGTAAACTAGAAAGTTGGGAAGGACAAAGAGAGGATCCTATTGACATAACTAAAGGAGATGTTGATGGTGTTCAACAGCCTGAAGGTGGTTATCTTCCGCCACATCTCGATGAATGGATCAGTGACCTGAACGCAACATTCCTTGAGGGTTGCAAGCAATTTGATTTAAGAAAGGAAAGAGAATTGAATACTTTGACTGAAAGGAGGCAAGAAGTAAGAACAATACTTTCAGAAGCTGCTGTTCAGTCACTTGAAGATCAATATTTTTGGATCTCCACAGATTGGCTTCGTCTATGGGCTGATACCATCTCACCACC AGCTTTGGACAACACCCCTTTACTGTGTTCCCACGGGAAAGTTCTTGCCTCAAAAATTACTTGCATGAAGCGTATATCTGAACTTGCATGGACCAAGTTAGAATCAAAG TTCAATGGTGGACCAAAGTTAGGGAAAGGGGACTACTGCAGGGAATGCCTTATGGATAGTGCTCGCATGGTTGTCTCTTCTGACAGCTATAGGGATCGAAGAACATTCATGAAAAGCATAGCAACCGATGTTCTTTCGGGAAAGTTTGAGGACGGAGAGTATTACGTCTCTAAAGCATG GTTGCAGCAATGGGTAAAAAGGAAAAACCTTGATGCTCCCAGTGAAGCAGATGCAGGCCCAACAAATGCAATCACGTGCAGTCATGGGGGGCTGATGCCTGAGCAAGCGCCAGGGGCCAAAAGGATTCTAGTTCCAGAGAACTTCTGGTCATTCCTTGTTGAAGATGCTTTAAAAGTGACGCCAGAAGATACTTCGGACTGTCCTTGTTTCCCTCTGGACTCCAGCCAATGTTCTCACTGCACATCGGAACTCTCTGAGGTTGCTGACGTCGAGGATGCACTAAG AACAATAAAGGCCAAGCAGCGCCAAAACCACGAGAAGTTAGCCACGGGAAAGAGCATAGCATTAACGCCACAAAGCCGATATTTCTTGTTACCTTCTCCGTGGCTAGTGCAGTGGAGAAGCTATATTAGCATGACTGGAAAAAACAGTTCCTCAGTACCAGACCCTGAACTTCTTAGTGGAGTCATTGATACTCTCAAGTGCGAGAAG cACAAACGACTCCTAGAAAGGCTCCCTGAACTTGTCTGCAAACGTGGCTCATTTTTTCAGAAAAATCCATCT ACGGACAAGCTGACAATCATCCCTGAGGATGATTGGAAATGTTTCTGTGAGGAGTGGGGAGGTATCATGGAGAATGGAGTCTCTGCTTTTACTGAGACTGGTAATAACAGGCACGGAAGTGCATCTCAGGACGTTATTGACCTTGAGAAGGATATGGACATTGATAGTCAGCAGCTTATTCTTAGGACATCCCCGGAG GTTTGTGAGGAATGCATAGGAGACAGAGAGAGCTATGAGTTGATGCAGAAGCTCAGTTACTCTGAAGGAGAAGTATCTGTCAGCTTGGTGCGCGGAAAGGAAGCTCCAAAGTCAATGTTAGAGGCATCTGACTCCGGCTTGGAGGTGGACCGGCGTACCTCAAAGCGGTCACGGAGAAcaaactatgggaagcagaccAGCTTAAAAGTTTCTGCAACAACGACTGTGTACAACTTAAAGATGATGATATGGCAATTACTTGGG GTGATGAAAGAGAACCAAGAACTTCACAAAGGCACACAAGTGATTGATCAGGAATCTGCAACTCTTGCAGACATGAATATATTCCCTGGCGACAAGCTTTGGGTGAGAGATACCGAGATTCACGAACACCGCGACATTGCTG ATGAGATATGCGATAAGAAGATGGGGCATCAAGATATCGAAGCAGGGTTTCGCGGGACGCTTTTGACGGGAGATATCACTTCTGAAGCCCGTTAG
- the LOC117126110 gene encoding uncharacterized protein LOC117126110 encodes MKPEANETAKFSQLYIHDTENEVENRLSALSGNGERTKIRADLVQSIMEMLRECNVHVKTFRNAMDRFNSEDECEDLSLVLINSREKDGRIYNLPTSSEVAALVVGDFQNNMDKRDIILEKKSGKLKRINELHPCYLPLQYPLIFPYGEDGFRLGIQNGYTGSKKTKKPNITMREFFSFRIQVRNVGSPVLLLSRRLLQQFLVDAYTMIETHRLRYIRKNQSNLRSLSLSKFVAAANDGNSNLPIEGNRIIIPSSFTGGPRYMHQMYLDAMSICKYYGFPDLFITFTCNPKWPELSRYFRKYNLRSEDRPELCCRLFKIKLDSLMENLTKKHVLGKTVSDKLPTAEDIDRIISAEIPNRKEEPRLYEVVKDTMIHGPCGVVNKASPCMEEGRCTKFFPRKNVEKTTVDSQGYPVYRRREDGNFVEKKGIQLDNTFVVPYNKQLLLEYNAHINVEWCNQFRSIKYLFKYINKGQDCVTATVTQKKRGHANEAGTTSNRPPISEEFGNTAPVVSESNAAEGCNLSSEDLEPEIDEIKKFFEARYISACESTWRILAFPTHYRSTPVEKLTFHLEGDQPVIYRKGDTVKSVMDRVKYAKTMFLAWFDCCRVYPEARLLTYPELPTRFIYDAKDTEWKKRKKGFAIGRLAHVSPSSGEKYYLRILINIVRGPRSYDDIKTVNGVVQPSNEDACYKLGLLENDEEYIQRIKECSLWASGGYVRKLFAQMLLSLSLSSPRVVWESTKDLLSEDILFLERKKRRNPG; translated from the exons ATGAAGCCAGAGGCAAACGAAACTGCTAAGTTCTCTCAGTTGTATATTCATGACACTGAAAATGAGGTGGAAAATCGGTTATCTGCTTTGAG TGGAAACGGTGAAAGAACCAAAATAAGAGCTGATTTAGTACAGTCTATAATGGAAATGCTAAGGGAATGTAACGTCCATGTGAAGACTTTCCGTAATGCTATGGATAGATTCAACAGTGAGGACGAATGTGAGGATCTATCCTTGGTTTTAATCAACAGCCGAGAAAAAGACGGGAGAATCTATAACCTGCCCACATCTTCTGAAGTTGCTGCTTTGGTTGTCGGTGATTTTCAAAATAACATGGATAAAAGGGATATAATTTTGGAGAAGAAATCTGGAAAACTTAAAAGGATCAACGAGCTACATCCTTGCTATCTACCACTTCAGTATCCACTGATTTTCCCTTATGGTGAAGATGGATTTCGGTTAGGTATTCAAAACGGTTATACGGGGAGcaaaaaaactaagaaaccAAATATTACTATGAGGGAGTTCTTCTCATTTCGTATTCAAGTTCGTAATGTTGGTTCTCCAGTGCTTCTTCTTTCAAGGCGTTTGCTACAACAGTTTCTGGTTGACGCATATACGATGATTGAAACTCATCGCCTTCGTTACATAAGGAAGAATCAGTCCAATCTTAGGTCTTTGAGCTTGAGTAAGTTTGTAGCGGCTGCGAATGATGGGAATTCTAACCTCCCTATTGAAGGTAACCGTATTATTATACCCTCTTCCTTCACTGGTGGGCCTCGGTATATGCATCAGATGTATTTGGATGCAATGTCTATTTGCAAATACTATGGGTTTCCAGATCTGTTTATTACATTCACATGTAACCCGAAATGGCCAGAGCTAAGCAGATATTTTCGAAAATATAATCTTAGATCAGAGGACAGACCTGAATTGTGTTGTAGATTATTCAAAATTAAGCTTGATAGCTTGATGGAAAATCTAACGAAGAAGCATGTGCTTGGAAAAACTGTATCAG ATAAACTTCCCACTGCTGAAGATATTGATCGGATCATATCTGCTGAAATTCCAAACAGAAAGGAGGAGCCTAGATTGTATGAAGTTGTTAAGGATACAATGATTCATGGGCCGTGTGGTGTAGTTAACAAGGCATCTCCATGTATGGAAGAGGGGCGATGTACGAAGTTCTTTCCAAGAAAGAATGTTGAGAAAACTACAGTTGATTCTCAAGGTTATCCAGTTTACCGGAGAAGAGAAGATGGGAATTTTGTGGAAAAGAAAGGTATTCAATTGGATAATACGTTTGTTGTTCCCTACAACAAGCAACTTCTATTGGAGTATAATGCACATATTAATGTAGAGTGGTGTAATCAGTTTCGTTCTATTAAGTACTTATTTAAGTACATTAACAAAGGACAAGACTGTGTTACAGCAACTGTTACTCAGAAAAAGAGGGGACATGCAAATGAGGCAGGTACAACATCTAATAGACCTCCCATTTCTGAAGAGTTTGGAAATACTGCACCGGTAGTTTCTGAAAGCAATGCAGCAGAAGGTTGCAATCTCTCATCAGAAGATTTGGAGCCTGAGATTGACGAGATTAAAAAATTTTTTGAAGCTAG ATATATCTCTGCGTGTGAGTCTACATGGAGGATACTCGCTTTCCCAACACATTACCGATCTACACCTGTAGAGAAACTAACATTTCATCTGGAAGGAGATCAACCAGTTATTTACAGGAAAGGTGACACGGTTAAAAGTGTGATGGATCGGGTGAAATACGCAAAGACGATGTTCTTAGCTTGGTTTGATTGTTGTCGAGTATATCCTGAAGCCAGATTACTAACATATCCCGAACTTCCTACTCGGTTCATCTATGATGCCAAAGACACCGAgtggaaaaaaaggaaaaaaggctTTGCAATTGGAAGGTTGGCCCATGTTTCACCAAGTTCTGGAGAGAAGTATTATCTTAGGATATTGATTAATATCGTAAGAGGGCCGCGATCATATGACGATATCAAGACTGTCAATGGGGTTGTTCAACCGAGTAATGAAGATGCATGTTATAAGCTTGGATTGTTGGAAAATGACGAAGAGTACATTCAAAGAATTAAAGAATGTAGTTTATGGGCGTCAGGTGGTTACGTTCGGAAGTTATTTGCGCAGATGTTGTTATCATTAAGTTTATCTTCGCCAAGGGTAGTATGGGAGTCTACTAAAGACTTATTATCTGAAGATATTCTATTCCTTGAGAGGAAAAAGCGAAGAAATCCAGGTTAG